The following DNA comes from Paraburkholderia sp. PGU19.
AGATGGAAATTGCGGCTGTCCATGCGCTTGCCGAACTGGCGCGTCAGGAGCAGAGCGACATCGTCGCGGCGGCTTACGGCGTTCGCGACCTATCGTTCGGACCTGACTATCTGATTCCAAAGCCGTTCGATCCGCGTCTGATCGTCAAGCTCGCGCCCGCTGTCGCGCAGGCCGCGATGGATGCGGGCGTCGCCACGCGTCCGATCGAAGATATGGAGGCGTACAGGCAGCATCTGCAGCAGTTCGTTTATCAAAGCGGCACGACCATGAAGCCGATCTTCCAGCTGGCGCGCGGCATCGAGCCGGAGAGGAAGCGCATCGTGTTCGCGGAAGGCGAAGAAGAGCGCGTGCTGCGCGCGGTGCAGATCGCCGTCGATGAAAAGCTCGCGAAGCCGATCCTGATCGGCCGTCCGGCTGTGATCGAGCAACGTATTGCGAAGTACGGCCTGCGTCTGGTGAACGGCCAGGACTACACGATCGTCAACACCGACCACGACGAACGCTACCGCGCCTTCTGGCAGACGTATCACAAGATGATGTCGCGCAAGGGCTTCACCGAGCAGATGGCAAAGCTCGAAATGCGCCGCCGCACGACGCTGATCGGCGCGATGCTGGTGAAGCGCGGTGAGGCGGACGGCATGATCTGCGGCATGGTCAGCACGACGCACCGGCATCTGCACTTCATCGATCAGGTGATCGGCAAAAAGAAAGGCTGCAACGTCTACGCGGCAATGAATGCGCTGGTGCTGCCGGGCCGGCAGATTTTCCTCGTCGATACGCACGTGAACGTCGATCCGACGGCGGAAGAACTCGCCGAGATCACGATCATGGCGGCGGAAGAAGTACGGCGCTTCGGCATCGAGCCAAAGATCGCGTTGCTGTCGCACTCGAACTTCGGCACGAGCAACGCGCCTTCCGCGAAGAAGATGCGCGATGTGCTGGCTATCTTGCAGGAACGCGCGCCACATTTGCAGGTGGACGGGGAAATGCACGGCAGTCTCGCGCTCGACCACACGCTGCGCCGCGAAGCGATGCCGGATTCGACGCTCGAAGGCGACGCCAACCTGCTGGTGCTGCCGAACATCGATGCCGCCAACATCTCGTACAACCTGCTGAAGACGGCGGCAGGAAACAACGTCGCGATTGGCTCGATTCTGTTGGGCGCAGCGCTGCCGGTCCATGTGTTGCCCGCATCCGCGACGGTGCGACGCATCGTCAATATGACGGCGCTGCTGGTGGCGGATGTGGTTGCGCAGAACTAGCCGCGACGTTCAAACACCAGCCTCGTGTTGGCAGAATGAGAAGGGCAGCCGATACGCAACCCATTCCCACCAGGGTCAACGCGTTCACGCGGACTCGCAACGCTGCCATCACCATCAACTATGCTCCAGCGCGCGAGTCGTCTCGATTGCAGCGAGCACGCGCATCGACAGTTCCGGGTCATGAACGCTCGCAGCCTCGTCATTGGGCACATTCAGGAATCGCGCGACGATCGCGATAGCCGTGTCGTTGCCCGTATCGACGGCGTCCGTCGCTGCGCGGCGCCACTCGTCGTCGTGCTGCATGAAAAGACACAGCGCATACAGCGCTGTCACGACGGGCAGATTCGCGTGACGGCTCGTCACGTGGCGCAGCAGGTTCGCGGCTTCGCGCCATTCCGTCTGGTTGATCAGCAGACGCGCCTCGCACACGTCGGCAAGCGGGCTGTCCGGCTGCCATGCGCGCAACGCGCCGAGCACGTCATGCAGCTCGGGCATGGCGCCGACGCGCATGCCGCCTGAAAACACCGACATCATCGCGTTGAGCACGGATGGACTGCATTGAAGATTCGACATGGCGGCCTCGCATGAACGGTTGACGATCGAAAGCGGGCACACGCCCGACACTGCATTCTGTGTGCGCCGGCGCTTCCCGTCTTTCGCCTGCGCGAAGCATCGTGCCGCGTGCCGAAGCGCGTCCTCGGCGGGTGTGAGAGAGAACAACGTTTCAGCACGCTGCAGCGAGCCAACTGCATGCGTCATTCGCGACGCGTCACGCGGCTTCGCGCCGCATGGGTGTGGAGTGCCCGCATGAATCTATCGTCGAGGCTGAATCGGGATCGGGCAAAGATCGCCGGTTCGTCTTCTTTTTAACCAGAGAGAATTCGATGAACTCCATTACCCAATCCTTTCTCAACCCCGTGAACTACACGCCCGTCGGCGGCATGACGGGCGGCGCGTCGCAAGCCGTGCCGGGTCAGGGCGGCGACGTCGGCAAGCTGCTGCAGGATCTGTCGCAACTGATCGATGGCCAGCAGAACAACGCGGGCGGCGGGAACAACGTCAGCCAGTTCCTGCAGGATCTGGCGGGCGTGCTCGGCGGTCAGCAAGGCGCGCAGGGTGCGCAAGGTGCGCAGAATCCCGCTTCGCCGATGGCCGGCCAGCCCGGCTCGATGCCGCCGATGGGCTCGGCCACGGGAACGCCCGCCGGTTCGCCGACGGGTTCGCCCACGGGCGCGGCGGCCAGCAACGGCCTGGGCACGGCGGGCCAGGGCATGCACAACATCAAGATCAACAGCAAGGCGGGCGGCGACGCGCTGCATCTGCAGGAAGACTCGCAGGGCAACCTGTACAACGCGAGCGGCAACAACGTCGGCCATATGGGCGCGGACGGCTCGGTCACGCTGAACTCGGGCGCGACGAAGGAAGCCGCGATTCTCGAAACGGGTCATGCCAACGGCAAGATGAACATTGCGCAGGTGTTCGGCGGCGGCGGACTGACGAAGCCGGACACGGGCGATGGCGGCAACAAGGTGTTCGATTCGTCGCAGGTGTCGGTGTCGGCGGGCGATCTGAATCAGAAGAACGACGTCTGATCGGGTTCGGGATGCGGCGCGCGAGATACGTCGGACGCGCCGCTGTTTTGCTGGCCGCTTCGCGGGCCGCTCAACGCGCGGCCAGCGATGCAGCCGTCACAGGAACCGCATGCGCAGGATCGCGCCGCCAGCGTTCGATGATCGCGGCAATGCGGCGCGCGTAATCGTCGCGCAGCTCAGGCGTAGACGAATGATAGGCGCCCACGGCCGCCCATGTGTTGCCATAGCGGACCACCTGTTTGCGCAGATGCCACGCGGCGATATAGACGTTCTTGCAGGGCACCATCAGCGCGTCGCGCCGGATGCCATATCGCTCGAGTTCCGGCAGATGGATCGAGTTGATCTGCATCACGCCGTAGTCGGTCGATCCGTTGGCATTCGCATGCGTCGCGTCGGCGTTGTTGTGCGATTCCTGCCACGCGATGGCGCGCAGGATCAGCGGATTCAGACCTTGCCAGGCGGCGGCATCGTCGAAGCAGTCGGCGTGGGCAGCGGACGTCGCGAGCGCAATCGACGCGCACAGCAGCGTGCCGGCGATGCGCAACGCGCGGCGGTTCATGCGGAGGCCTCGACTCATGGCGTCTTTCCATCGCGCGATCGCATTTCGTGCCAGTGCGCGACCCACGCGTTGTACGCATCGATGCGTGCTTCGCGGCGTGCTTCGGCGAGTCGTTCCTGTTCGAGACGCGCGTCTTCGCGATGCGCTTCCTCACGATGTGCGTCGAGGCGCCTTTGCTCCGCGCGCGCTGCATCGAGACGTCGCGCTTCGATTCTGTCGTCGTCAGCGTTCACGTGAAGCAGCCCGTCGCGTTGTGCGTTCTGTGCGGACGCGTGAGCGCAGAGCGCGACTGATAGCAACATGGATAACGCAATAGCAGCGCGTCCAGAGAGGCGCATTGACTTGCTCCTTGATTGTGGGAAATAAGCGTGCGAAATGAGCGGGCGGGATGCGATGCGAACGAGGATACGAGCCACGCCGCGTCCAACGCCCGCGCGACGCGAAGCGTCGGTACGGCCAAACGAAGCACACGGCGGCACGCTGCGTTTTCGCGTTTGCGCATCTCGCTTCGTGCGCCATGCGGTCCGATGACTGAAGAGCTTTTATCGTGACGCCACCAGGTCGACGCAATCGATACGGCACATCGTCGGCCTTCTCTTCAGAGGACTCGGATGAACACGCTTTCTCTTCTCAACGGCTTAGGTGGTGTGTCGGGGCTGTCGCCCGTCGCGGGCGTGCAGGGCAATGGCCCGTCTCAGGACGCGTCGGTTGCGAATTTGCTGAGCGATATTGCGAAGCTGATCGACGGCGGCGGAGTGGGGCAAAGTACGGGACAGGGCGCGGGGACTGCGGGCGCGTCGGCGGGTAGCAATAGCGGACTGTCGCAGTTCTTCGCCGATCTCGCCGCCATGCTGCGCGACCCTGACGGCACGGGTGCGCAAGGCGGCGCGGGTGGTGCGCCTGCGGGCGCGCCGGCTGGTGGCTACGAAAATTTTGCGGCGATACCCGGCAGCGGCTATGGCGCAGGAGGTGGCGGCGGTGGCGCGGCCGGATTCGGCAATAGCGCCGCAACCAATACCGCTAGCATTAACGGCGCGCCCGCGTCATCTTCAACGCCCAGCGCATCTTCCGGCGCAGCACCCGAAGGACTCAGCACCGCACCGCAAACCCAAGCCTTGTCGCCTGCCCAGAGCAAGCAAACCGCCGACGCCTACGTCAGCAATCTGCAAAAGGACTTCGGGCTCACTAAGGATCAGGCGGCGGGCATCGTCGCGAACCTGTGGCACGAGAGCGGCGGCATGAACTCAGGCATCAACCAGGGCGGCAAGATCGGCGCGCCGAGTTCGAACATGGCCGACGACAACGCCAACGGCTACGGCATCGCGCAATGGGGCGGCACGCGCAAGCAAGGGTTGCTCGACTACGCGCGCCAGCACAACCTCGATCCGTCGAGCGAGGCTGCGAACTACGGCTATCTGAAACAGGAATTGCAGACCTCGCAGGCGGGCGCGATTGCGGCCGTCAAGGGAACGAATAGCGCGCAGGCCGCGACGCAGGCGTTCTGCAACGCCTTCGAGCAACCGTCCGATCCGCAGATGGCATCGCGTCTCGGGTATCTGAACCAGATTCTTGCGTAAGACGTCACGCCGCGTTCGCGTTCAAATCCATTGCCGACGAGCCTCGCCATGCTGAAAACGACGAACCTCTCCCCGCATGTCACGACCCGCACCACGACGGATACCGCCGATAGCACACGTCCGCGGCAGCGAACCGCGAACTCTCCTCAGCCGCCAGCGGGTCCGCGTCCGATGCCCGCGCCGCTCGGGCAGCTGAGATCGCACGCGTCTACGTCGGCGAACGGCGACGCGCGCACGGGCCGCAACGGCGCGACGTTCTCAGCCAGCACGTCCGGTACGCAGAATGGGCAGCGGCCGCTCATCAAGACAAGAGCACCCGACAAGCCGTTGCCCGCGTTGCCGCCCTCATCGGACGAAGCGGGGCCGTCGCATGCGGCACCCTCATCAACCGCATCCAGGATAAACGCTCCTTCGCAACCGCCGTCACGCACGCCGTCTATCGCGGAGGCCACCGACACCGCGCCCAACGATGCCCCGCAAGATCCCGGCTTCAGACTGCCCGCGCGTTCGCAGCGCTTAGGCCAGCCCGTCTATCGCGACAAGCCCGGCTTCTCGCTGCTGGAGACCAACAAGCTGCGCCCGGACGCATCGGTGGCGGGTGCGATCGGCATCGGCACGCACTCGACAGCGGGCGCGGCGACGGGCGCTGTGGTCGGCGGCAGTCTGACGGCCGCGCACGAAGCCGTCGGCGCGCTGGTCAATGGCCATGCGTTCTTCGCCGCGCGAGAGCGCAAGCAGCGCTATGGCGAACAACTCGACAGCATGCTGCAGAACGATCTGAAGAAATTTCAAAGCGACATCAACAACGGCGTGCCAATACGGCCCGAGACGATGATCCTCAAGCGCAAGAACGGCATTCAGAAGACCAGCGACCTTTTCACCAAGCCGGCAAGCAACGCGGCAGAAAATGCACAGACAAACGCAAGAACGAAGACCCGCCCCAACGCCGAACTCGATTACGACATGGACGCGGTGCGCAAGCTCGCCGCATCCGACGATCCCGAACTGAAGCAGGAAGCCGCGCACGCGAAGAACGTGCTGCTCACCGCCTTCCTCAAGGACGACGTCGCCGCGAAACAGGGCAACCGCGCGGCCTACGAATTCATCCGCAACACAGTCGCGATCGGCGCAGCGACGGCGACTGCCGTTGGCACGCATGGAGCATCGGTGGCCGCTGCGGGCTCGCATGCGGCGGCGACAGCAGCGAGCGAACGCATCGCTGGCAGCGCGCTCGCGGGCGCCGGCGCGCTCGACGTCGCCAAGGGCATCCGCGGACTCAAGCAGCGCATGCGCGACGAGAAGGCGGAAGTGGCGGGCAGCTACGAGTTGCACAAGCGCAAGGCGTTCGCCGATTCCGTCGTTGGTGAAAACGCGGACCCGCAGATGAAGCAGGCCTTCGACGATCTCGGCGATGCGCGCGACAAGCTCATCAAGGACACACACCTCGCGTTTCGCCAGCAGGCGCATACGCAGGCCGGGCAGGAGCGGTACGGCAAGATCTTTCCCGGCACGATGATCGACGAGCGCAAGTCGACCGCCGCGAAGAAGGAAACGCGCGATCTGGTCGGCAAGCATGCGCATGCCGTTGTCGAGTATCAGATAGGACTTGGGGACCCGGCCAAACAGAAGACGCTCGCGAACCAGTGGAACACGATCATGCAAAGCGGCGGCACGCGGCAGACGCGCGCGAGGCAGTTCGCCGCGATAATCGACGCCGATCCCGGCATGAAGAACGCGTATCAGCTGTTGCGCGACACGGGCATGGGACGCAGCGAGTCGATCTACACGATGCAGCGCATGGTGGAGATGTCGATCGAATCGAAGCTGGCGAGAGACCCGGAGATGGCCACGTTCGGCGGCAATGCCGATTTCGCGAAGGACGACGCCGCGCAAAAGGCGACGGCGAGCCGTTTGACGTCGGCGTTCGCACGCCGTTGACGCATGCGCGAAGGGTGGCTCGCATGCGTGAACGGGCGCGTGCATCGTGTGCCGCGCGGGCCGCATTCGTCCAGTAATTTTGCCTCTTCACATTCGACACCGTGTTGCTCGAAAGCCCGCTCACGCGGCCATCGGCTGTCGACTGTCAACCGCCTCGTCATGCCGCGCGATAAAGACATAGCCGAGCGAATAGACCGTTTTCAGTTGCGACCCGTCGCGGCCATCGAGCGCGAGCTTCGAGCGTAGCTTGTAGATATGCTGTTCGAGCGAGCGGCCCGCGAGGTCGGCGTCCTTGCCCCACACGGCGTTCGCGAGCTGCTCGCGGCTCATCAGCGAGCCTGCGTTCATCAACAGCAGCCATGCGAGGCTCAGCTCGCGCGCGGTCAGCGACACGCAACGCTCGCCAAAGCTCACCGTGCGCGCCGTCCGGTCGATCGTATAACCCGC
Coding sequences within:
- a CDS encoding NADP-dependent malic enzyme, producing MTKPTETTSFRQAALHYHEFPAPGKLTIAPTKQMINQRDLSLAYSPGVAFACEEIVENPLNAARFTARSNLVGVVTNGTAVLGLGNIGPLASKPVMEGKAVLFKKFAGIDVFDIELNESDPHKLVDVIAALEPTFGGINLEDIKAPDCFVVERECRKRMKIPVFHDDQHGTAIVVAAAIINGLKVVGKHIKEVKLVASGAGAAALACLDLLVDLGLPLDNILVTDLAGVVYKGRVELMDPDKARFARETNARTLAEAIGDADVFLGLSAGGVLKQDMVRQMAAKPLILALANPTPEILPELALEARPDAILATGRADFPNQVNNVLVFPFLFRGALDAGATTVTREMEIAAVHALAELARQEQSDIVAAAYGVRDLSFGPDYLIPKPFDPRLIVKLAPAVAQAAMDAGVATRPIEDMEAYRQHLQQFVYQSGTTMKPIFQLARGIEPERKRIVFAEGEEERVLRAVQIAVDEKLAKPILIGRPAVIEQRIAKYGLRLVNGQDYTIVNTDHDERYRAFWQTYHKMMSRKGFTEQMAKLEMRRRTTLIGAMLVKRGEADGMICGMVSTTHRHLHFIDQVIGKKKGCNVYAAMNALVLPGRQIFLVDTHVNVDPTAEELAEITIMAAEEVRRFGIEPKIALLSHSNFGTSNAPSAKKMRDVLAILQERAPHLQVDGEMHGSLALDHTLRREAMPDSTLEGDANLLVLPNIDAANISYNLLKTAAGNNVAIGSILLGAALPVHVLPASATVRRIVNMTALLVADVVAQN
- a CDS encoding HrpB1 family type III secretion system apparatus protein — encoded protein: MTHAVGSLQRAETLFSLTPAEDALRHAARCFAQAKDGKRRRTQNAVSGVCPLSIVNRSCEAAMSNLQCSPSVLNAMMSVFSGGMRVGAMPELHDVLGALRAWQPDSPLADVCEARLLINQTEWREAANLLRHVTSRHANLPVVTALYALCLFMQHDDEWRRAATDAVDTGNDTAIAIVARFLNVPNDEAASVHDPELSMRVLAAIETTRALEHS
- a CDS encoding phage tail tip lysozyme → MNTLSLLNGLGGVSGLSPVAGVQGNGPSQDASVANLLSDIAKLIDGGGVGQSTGQGAGTAGASAGSNSGLSQFFADLAAMLRDPDGTGAQGGAGGAPAGAPAGGYENFAAIPGSGYGAGGGGGGAAGFGNSAATNTASINGAPASSSTPSASSGAAPEGLSTAPQTQALSPAQSKQTADAYVSNLQKDFGLTKDQAAGIVANLWHESGGMNSGINQGGKIGAPSSNMADDNANGYGIAQWGGTRKQGLLDYARQHNLDPSSEAANYGYLKQELQTSQAGAIAAVKGTNSAQAATQAFCNAFEQPSDPQMASRLGYLNQILA
- a CDS encoding lytic transglycosylase domain-containing protein; protein product: MNRRALRIAGTLLCASIALATSAAHADCFDDAAAWQGLNPLILRAIAWQESHNNADATHANANGSTDYGVMQINSIHLPELERYGIRRDALMVPCKNVYIAAWHLRKQVVRYGNTWAAVGAYHSSTPELRDDYARRIAAIIERWRRDPAHAVPVTAASLAAR